The sequence below is a genomic window from Rhodothermales bacterium.
GCCCCACGTGGGCCCGAGGCCGGGGAACGGCAGCCGGGCCTCGACGGTGCCGACGAGCTTGGTGAGCCCGCCGAGCGCGAAGTAGCGTTCGGCGGTGTACGTCGTGTCTACGACGACATCGTCCTCGATGACCTGCTCCTCGACGAGGTCGAGCACTTTGGGGCCGAGGAGGCCGTTGCCCCAGCCGCGCACGTCGCCCGTGCCGCCGCCGAGGAAGAGCGAGCTGCGCAGGCGGAGCAACTCGCTGAACGCCTCGCCCTCGTCGGGGAGGCTCTGGCCGAAGGGGAAGAGCCGCCCGCCGGTCACACGCGCGAGCAGCCCGATGCGGTCGGTGAGCGGGTAGAAGCCCGTCGCGGTGAGGCTGGCACGGCCGTACTCCACCGAGCTGAGCGCCGGCGGCCCGGCGACCTCGACGCTGGGTCGGAAGATGTAGCCGAGCTGCGGGTCGAGGTCGTTGTCCACGTTGCCGTACGTCGCCGTGAGCCCGAGCGTGTTCCGGTTGATCACGCCGAGCTCGACGGCGTCCTCCTGCAGCGACTCGATGAAGCCGGTCTGCGTGTCGTCCGAGGTGCCGAACCGGTAGTCCTGCACGTCCCGCGACTCGAACCCGAACTGGAGCGAGGCCGTCTTGAGCTGCTCGAGCTCGTAGAGGAGCGTCGCGTTCCCGCCGAACGACGTGGACTTGTCGAACTCGTCGTCGCGGTACTCGGCGAAGGGGGAGCCGAGGAGGGCGAGGCGGCGGTTGAGGAAGTACGGCTGGCGAAGCGAGACGGAGGCGCGGTAGAGCACGGACGGCTGCGTCACGAACGAGCCGAAGCCGGTGTTGGCGAGCGTCGAGGCCGTGAACGTCCGCGCGCCGCCGAAGAAGTTGCGGTGGGTCCACTGCGCCTGCCCCGTGAGGCCGGCCTCGGAGAGGTAGCCGGCCTGCGCCGTGATGATGCGCGGGTCGCCCTCGCGCACGCGGAGGCGGACGACGACCGTCGAGTCCTCGGGCTGCTCCTCGGGCACGTCGGCGAGGGCGATCTGGAAGAGGTTCAGCCCGAACACCTCGCGCTGCCCCTCGATCAGCTTGCTCGCCGAGAACCGGTCGCCGACGCGGAACGGGAGCTCGCGGCGCACGACGGTGGAGCTGACGGACTCGGCCCCCTCGATCTGGATCTCGCTGACCCGGCCGCGCGGGCCCGGCCGGACCCCGATCACGACGTCGGCCCGGTTGCGGAGGGAGTCGACCTGGGAGACGGCGATGACGTCGGCGAAGGCGTAGCCCTGGTCGCGGACCCAGCCGAGCGTCCGGCTCTCGAGCTGGAGCAGGGTGAAGTCGTCGAGCCGCGTGCCCTGCTGGAGCGCGATCTCGTCGCGGAAGCCCCGCCAGTCATCGCGCAGCGCCGGCGGGAAGAGGCCGATGGCGGGCTCGTCGTCCGACCCGACGAAGACGAGGCCGTCGAGGAGCAGCGGCGGCCCCTCCTCGACCGTGTAGACGAGGCGGACCGTGTTCTTCGCGGAGTCCAACCGGACGAGCCAGTCGACCTCGGGGAAGAGGAACCCGTTCCGGTTGTAGAACCGCTCCAGCCGAACGACGTCCTTCTGCATCTCGATGGGCGAGAACAGGTGGGTCCCGACCGGGGGGACGAACGGGATAAACGAGAACCGCCGACGGAAGCCGACGAGGGCTCCCATATCCGTGAGGGCGATCTGCTCCTCCAGAAGGGCGGGCTCGAACGTCTGGCTCCCGGAGAACTTGAACTCGATCGCGCGGACCTCCGTCCGGTCGTTGACGAGGTAGAGCGGGGTCTGCGCGGCGGCGGCCCCGGCCCACAGGGCAGCAGCGAGGAGGAGCGCAGTGAAGAGGTGGAGGGGAGAGCGGCGGCGCATGGGCCGGGGCAGCAGCGCGGGATGAGAAGGGAGGACGCTAGCGGTCGGACGTGGGCTGGGATTCCGGCGCGGGCGTGGCGGGCGTGGCGGCCCCGTCACCGG
It includes:
- a CDS encoding BamA/TamA family outer membrane protein codes for the protein MRRRSPLHLFTALLLAAALWAGAAAAQTPLYLVNDRTEVRAIEFKFSGSQTFEPALLEEQIALTDMGALVGFRRRFSFIPFVPPVGTHLFSPIEMQKDVVRLERFYNRNGFLFPEVDWLVRLDSAKNTVRLVYTVEEGPPLLLDGLVFVGSDDEPAIGLFPPALRDDWRGFRDEIALQQGTRLDDFTLLQLESRTLGWVRDQGYAFADVIAVSQVDSLRNRADVVIGVRPGPRGRVSEIQIEGAESVSSTVVRRELPFRVGDRFSASKLIEGQREVFGLNLFQIALADVPEEQPEDSTVVVRLRVREGDPRIITAQAGYLSEAGLTGQAQWTHRNFFGGARTFTASTLANTGFGSFVTQPSVLYRASVSLRQPYFLNRRLALLGSPFAEYRDDEFDKSTSFGGNATLLYELEQLKTASLQFGFESRDVQDYRFGTSDDTQTGFIESLQEDAVELGVINRNTLGLTATYGNVDNDLDPQLGYIFRPSVEVAGPPALSSVEYGRASLTATGFYPLTDRIGLLARVTGGRLFPFGQSLPDEGEAFSELLRLRSSLFLGGGTGDVRGWGNGLLGPKVLDLVEEQVIEDDVVVDTTYTAERYFALGGLTKLVGTVEARLPFPGLGPTWGTFAFFDIGSVSTQNERFDLSGSPGAFLLEDTYGDPERLFYAVGGGFSFATPVGALRFAVGYKLNPSFFDLRSPQDIADAIGKTIQDFGADVTREQLEAAVRDTPTNSFWGIPESNRIHLHLTIGQTF